The following are encoded together in the Ketobacter sp. MCCC 1A13808 genome:
- a CDS encoding thiol:disulfide interchange protein DsbA/DsbL, giving the protein MKNKINPILNFGLITLFTMVSALVQADTFNEGVDYTRLPQPGKVEQPGKIEVREFFSFACPHCFTLEGYTKDWKKTLADDVNFVMTPAAFRKDWEPLARAYYIAESLDKLDTIKPKLFETIHVKKKPMDTEENLATFFADYGVNEADFKKLYNSFSIRVKEKQGMALAKAYQLRGVPAMVVNGKYMVNSQTGKTYDHLLKVANFLIEKERAAGATAAK; this is encoded by the coding sequence ATGAAAAATAAGATAAATCCAATTCTGAACTTTGGTCTGATCACGCTGTTTACCATGGTGAGCGCACTGGTTCAGGCCGATACCTTTAATGAAGGCGTGGATTACACGCGCCTGCCGCAACCGGGCAAAGTAGAACAACCCGGAAAAATTGAAGTACGGGAATTCTTTTCATTTGCCTGCCCGCACTGCTTTACCCTGGAAGGTTACACAAAAGATTGGAAAAAGACGCTCGCTGACGACGTTAACTTCGTCATGACTCCAGCCGCTTTTCGCAAAGACTGGGAGCCGCTGGCCCGCGCCTATTACATCGCAGAATCCCTGGATAAACTGGATACCATCAAACCGAAATTATTCGAAACCATCCATGTTAAAAAGAAGCCGATGGACACGGAAGAGAACCTGGCTACCTTTTTTGCGGACTACGGCGTTAATGAAGCTGACTTCAAAAAGCTCTATAACTCATTCAGCATCCGGGTAAAAGAGAAACAGGGCATGGCACTGGCAAAGGCATATCAGCTACGTGGGGTGCCTGCAATGGTGGTGAATGGAAAATATATGGTCAACTCTCAAACAGGCAAAACCTATGATCACCTGCTTAAAGTTGCCAACTTCTTGATCGAAAAAGAACGGGCAGCAGGCGCTACCGCAGCCAAATAA
- a CDS encoding c-type cytochrome: MKLLAKLLLTSAIAASATGVYAAGDAEAGKNKASTCVACHGADGNSTVPNFPKLAGQSAGYIVKQLQDMKSGARPVPEMAAFLPALNDQDIEDLGAYYAEQPIQPGSADPKLVELGQSVYRAGNAESGVTACAACHGANGKGMPEAGFPALAGQHAAYIEKQLKAFRAAGREDHNGARRENDGETKMMRATAARLSDDEISALSSYINGLY; encoded by the coding sequence ATGAAATTGTTAGCTAAATTGTTGCTGACCTCGGCTATCGCCGCGTCCGCAACTGGGGTATACGCTGCCGGAGACGCCGAAGCCGGAAAAAACAAAGCATCAACCTGTGTTGCTTGCCATGGTGCTGATGGTAATAGCACCGTTCCGAACTTTCCGAAATTAGCAGGCCAGTCAGCAGGCTATATTGTTAAGCAACTTCAGGATATGAAAAGTGGCGCCCGCCCGGTACCTGAAATGGCGGCCTTTTTGCCTGCACTGAATGATCAAGATATCGAAGACCTCGGCGCCTATTACGCTGAACAACCCATCCAGCCCGGTTCCGCCGATCCTAAATTGGTTGAGCTGGGACAGAGCGTGTATCGAGCTGGCAACGCAGAAAGTGGTGTTACCGCCTGCGCCGCCTGCCATGGCGCCAACGGGAAAGGCATGCCGGAAGCCGGATTTCCTGCATTAGCAGGTCAACATGCTGCCTATATAGAAAAACAGCTGAAAGCGTTCCGGGCAGCCGGACGTGAAGATCACAATGGTGCCCGTCGTGAAAACGATGGTGAAACCAAAATGATGCGGGCAACGGCAGCACGATTGAGTGATGACGAGATCTCAGCGCTGTCCAGCTACATTAACGGTCTATACTAA
- a CDS encoding c-type cytochrome, producing the protein MKKLLMASAVVLMGFTINTQAEAPAKYNMYCVACHGTGAAGAPKTGDKAAWEPRLAAGIDALVTSSKKGKNAMPPMGLCNDCTDAELKELIEFMSN; encoded by the coding sequence ATGAAAAAACTTTTGATGGCGTCTGCCGTTGTGTTAATGGGATTTACTATAAATACTCAGGCTGAAGCGCCGGCTAAATACAATATGTATTGTGTCGCCTGCCATGGTACCGGTGCAGCCGGTGCGCCAAAAACCGGTGACAAGGCCGCTTGGGAACCCCGTCTGGCAGCAGGAATCGACGCTCTGGTCACCAGCTCGAAAAAGGGTAAAAATGCAATGCCCCCTATGGGTCTCTGCAACGACTGCACCGATGCAGAGCTGAAAGAACTCATAGAATTCATGTCGAATTAG
- the yihA gene encoding ribosome biogenesis GTP-binding protein YihA/YsxC — translation MKIFTARLRQTQFEISAANLAQCPPEQGVEIAFAGRSNSGKSSALNTLVDHGGLARTSKTPGRTQLINFFRMDDNCKLVDLPGYGYAKVPEKMKLEWQAHMGEYLEQRQCLAGLILVMDVRHPLKDFDRMMLEWSQHQNMPVHILLSKSDKLKRGPAKNSVLGVRKEIKAYGDQVTAQLFSSHNKEGVEQAREVLANWFGFEKEYETAQ, via the coding sequence ATGAAAATTTTTACTGCCCGCCTGCGTCAGACTCAATTCGAGATCAGTGCGGCTAATCTGGCCCAGTGCCCTCCGGAGCAAGGGGTTGAAATCGCATTTGCCGGGCGTTCCAATTCGGGTAAATCCAGCGCGCTCAATACTCTGGTGGATCACGGCGGACTGGCACGTACCAGTAAGACGCCGGGCCGAACCCAGTTGATTAACTTTTTCCGGATGGATGACAACTGCAAGCTGGTGGATTTGCCGGGCTACGGTTATGCCAAGGTGCCGGAGAAAATGAAATTGGAGTGGCAGGCTCATATGGGTGAATATCTTGAGCAAAGACAGTGCCTGGCTGGACTCATTCTGGTGATGGATGTTCGCCACCCCCTCAAGGATTTCGACAGGATGATGCTTGAATGGTCGCAGCATCAGAATATGCCCGTCCATATATTGCTGAGCAAGAGCGACAAACTCAAGCGCGGACCGGCGAAGAATTCGGTTTTAGGGGTGCGGAAAGAGATCAAAGCCTACGGTGACCAGGTCACTGCACAATTGTTTTCATCCCACAATAAAGAAGGCGTTGAGCAGGCGCGTGAAGTGCTGGCGAATTGGTTTGGGTTTGAAAAGGAATACGAAACAGCGCAGTAA